In Tachysurus fulvidraco isolate hzauxx_2018 chromosome 11, HZAU_PFXX_2.0, whole genome shotgun sequence, one DNA window encodes the following:
- the si:dkey-182i3.11 gene encoding toll-like receptor 3, giving the protein MLTHVSVIMTIVAVADACVMACECVDNTTVTCLNKNLLELPLPLQGTKFLLVSNNRIQALPRKGLEELHVLDLTNNNLSKWLTGATRLPNMVNLTHLHLRGNGLSTFITGVFQELKNLTYLDLTENNVKIIPQKFLQGLSKLQTLSLSLNQIHTLSCGAFEEASELRELHLNSNNIEVIDTCMFKNCQNLNRLFLSNNRLKSVNQGTFRSATGLVHLDLSNNMLTIVPTDALQDTSNLTSLYLQKNSIMYVPENAFSGLSALKKLYLYSNRIDFLAVSSFSGLYQLGELDLSLNQLQSLSLQQFQDLRKLEKLNLYSNAFTFLPNDLFNNLKKLKELELDRNNIQVITPDLFQPLSKLRVLQLDNNHISDVNLSSFATMRKLKHLDLSKNHLTKISNRILQNESLPLNGAQHQSSQGGPELSDLNLSNNKIQVIDKHVFENYTNLKKLFLSNNHLKNLEEGTFRGALVLIHLDLSENRLTFVPILALKDTPNLTSLFLQKNEITFIPKNAFAGLSALKKLDLSNNAILSLDEKSLMSLFNLVELDLSFNQLKTLTSALHDLAKLKILKLHQNALVSLPNGVFNNLMELTELRLDNNYISDIITDLFRPPTKLQDLDMDSHHISGFNLSSCTTLTNNLQKKILQETSKDLFNITLPTRDNVKSLASDAKRRELLISNNAELIDMNCTTAIRHYNSNNHLRSGEKGKHSMRLTDLDLSKNNLSTIPSGAFKYTTNLTRLYLQKNAIDFVPEKAFSGLSELRKLDLSKNQLIILHENSFMELFQLSELDLSFNQLQDLPSNVFQDLGNLEVLNLYHNDLASLPNILFNNLTKLRELVLERNNITVIASDLFHQLTELRELQLDNNHILELNSSLFRTLTKLQRIYLNNNIIMRIPNHFLHKAQHLKVLHLMNNNISSILQFAFKGLYRLRSLRLSNNSISVLHADMLNGLDDLRELGLNINQIERIPTGFFARLQNLRTLDLANNFLGSLSSEDFKDLTALRELYLSFNKLDKLPHNIFKTLGRLQKLFLQNNLLSYLPPTVFSSLTFLQELDLDNNKLQHLATVQFQGLKNLKQLDLRSNQLKSLDEGTLRELIALKSIHLSANPWDCTCASIMYVRTWIRKNSQLVKDSTTCSRNLSLPVSDIQHCVSAAYFSVCKPQTQIITTITAVILIFCGT; this is encoded by the coding sequence ATGCTTACACACGTCAGTGTAATCATGACCATCGTTGCAGTGGCTGATGCTTGTGTAATGGCTTGTGAGTGTGTTGATAACACCACAGTCACTTGTTTAAACAAGAATCTGTTGGAACTGCCTCTACCTTTGCAAGGTACCAAGTTCCTATTGGTTAGTAACAACAGGATCCAGGCTCTTCCCAGAAAAGGTTTAGAAGAGTTACATGTACTTGATCTTACCAACAACAACCTTAGTAAGTGGCTCACTGGTGCTACCAGACTACCAAATATGGTAAACCTTACTCATCTGCATCTAAGAGGAAATGGACTTAGTACTTTTATCACTGGAGTGTTTCAAGAACTGAAGAATTTGACTTACTTGGACCTCACTGAAAACAATGTTAAAATTATCCCCCAGAAGTTCCTCCAAGGTTTGAGCAAACTCCAAACTCTTAGTTTAAGCTTAAACCAGATACATACCCTCTCCTGTGGAGCTTTTGAAGAAGCATCTGAACTTAGGGAGCTCCACCTGAACAGTAATAACATAGAGGTGATAGATACGTGTATGTTTAAAAACTGTCAGAATCTAAACAGGCTCTTCCTGTCCAACAACCGTTTGAAAAGTGTAAATCAAGGGACCTTCCGAAGTGCCACTGGCCTGGTTCACCTTGATCTCAGTAACAACATGCTTACCATTGTTCCCACTGATGCCCTTCAAGACACCTCTAATCTCACCAGCCTCTACTTGCAGAAAAACTCCATCATGTATGTTCCAGAAAATGCATTCTCTGGATTATCAGCGTTGAAAAAGCTGTATCTGTACAGTAACCGCATTGATTTTTTGGCTGTGAGCTCTTTCAGTGGTCTTTACCAGCTTGGTGAACTAGACTTGAGTCTCAACCAGCTGCAATCTCTCTCCTTGCAACAATTTCAAGATCTAAGAAAACTTGAAAAACTTAATCTATATAGCAATGCATTCACATTTCTTCCAAATGACCTGTTTAATAATTTGAAAAAACTGAAGGAACTAGAGCTTGACAGAAATAATATTCAAGTCATCACACCAGATCTATTTCAGCCACTTTCAAAGCTCAGGGTTTTACAGCTGGACAATAATCATATCTCAGACGTCAACCTATCCTCGTTTGCAACAATGAGAAAGCTTAAACACCTGGATCTAAGCAAAAATCATTTGACAAAAATTTCAAATAGGATTTTACAAAATGAATCATTGCCACTCAATGGTGCCCAGCACCAATCCTCACAAGGGGGTCCTGAACTTAGTGACCTTAACCTGAGCAATAATAAAATTCAGGTGATAGATAAGCACGTGTTTGAGAATTACACCAATTTGAAGAAACTCTTTCTGTCCAACAACCATTTGAAGAATTTAGAGGAAGGGACATTCAGGGGAGCACTGGTCCTAATTCACCTTGATCTTAGTGAAAACAGGCTTACATTTGTGCCCATCCTTGCACTTAAGGATACCCCTAATCTTACAAGTCTATTCTTGCagaaaaatgaaattacattcaTCCCCAAAAATGCTTTTGCAGGACTGTCTGCACTAAAGAAACTAGACTTGAGCAATAATGCCATTTTAAGTTTAGATGAGAAGTCCCTGATGTCTCTGTTCAACCTTGTGGAGTTAGATTTGAGCTTCAACCAACTTAAAACTCTTACAAGTGCACTTCATGACTTGGCAAAACTGAAGATCCTTAAATTGCACCAAAATGCTCTGGTATCACTTCCTAATGGTGTGTTCAACAATTTGATGGAATTAACTGAACTACGACTTGATAACAATTATATATCTGACATCATAACTGATCTATTCCGTCCACCAACTAAACTTCAAGATTTAGACATGGATAGTCATCATATCTCTGGGTTTAACTTATCCTCATGCACAACACTGACAAACAACCTCCAGAAAAAGATTTTGCAAGAAACTTCCAAGGATCTTTTCAACATTACACTGCCTACCAGAGATAATGTGAAATCCCTAGCCTCTGATGCCAAACGTAGGGAGCTGTTGATCAGTAATAATGCAGAGCTGATCGATATGAACTGTACCACCGCAATCAGGCACTATAATTCCAACAACCACTTAAGAAGTGGAGAGAAAGGAAAGCATTCAATGAGATTGACTGATCTTGATCTTAGCAAAAACAATCTTAGTACTATCCCCAGTGGTGCCTTTAAGTATACTACCAATCTCACTAGACTCTACTTGCAGAAAAATGCTATTGACTTTGTCCCTGAAAAAGCTTTCTCTGGACTATCTGAATTGAGAAAATTGGATTTAAGCAAAAATCAACTCATTATTTTGCATGAAAACTCCTTTATGGAACTTTTCCAGCTTTCTGAACTAGATTTAAGCTTCAACCAGTTGCAGGATCTTCCATCAAATGTTTTCCAAGACTTGGGAAACCTGGAGGTTCTCAATTTATATCACAATGATCTGGCATCACTTCCCAACATCTTGTTCAACAATCTGACCAAATTAAGAGAATTAGTGCTTGAAAGAAATAATATCACTGTCATTGCATCAGATCTATTCCACCAATTGACCGAACTCAGAGAATTACAGCTGGACAACAATCACATCTTGGAGCTCAACTCATCTTTATTTAGAACACTGACAAAGCTGCAGCGAATCTatttaaacaacaacattattatgAGAATTCCCAATCATTTTCTACACAAAGCACAACATCTGAAAGTGctacatctgatgaacaataaTATTTCCTCAATTTTACAGTTTGCTTTCAAAGGCCTTTACAGACTCCGTTCTCTGAGGCTCAGCAACAACAGCATTTCTGTTCTTCATGCTGACATGCTAAATGGTCTTGATGACTTACGGGAGCTCGGGCTAAATATTAACCAGATAGAGAGGATCCCAACTGGGTTTTTTGCAAGGCTTCAGAACTTGAGAACACTTGACTTGGCCAACAATTTTTTGGGTTCCCTGTCCAGTGAGGATTTCAAAGACTTGACAGCATTAAGAGAGTTATATCTGAGTTTCAATAAACTCGATAAACTACCACATAACATTTTCAAGACACTGGGCAGATTGCAGAAACTCTTCTTGCAAAACAACCTCCTGTCCTACTTACCCCCAACAGTGTTCTCTTCTTTAACCTTTTTGCAAGAGCTTGATTTGGATAACAACAAGCTCCAGCATCTTGCCACTGTACAATTTCAAGGCCTGAAAAACTTGAAACAACTTGATCTTAGATCAAACCAGTTAAAGTCATTGGATGAAGGGACCCTAAGGGAACTGATAGCACTGAAATCCATACATCTCAGCGCAAATCCATGGGACTGCACTTGTGCATCTATTATGTATGTCAGGACATGGATTCGTAAGAATAGTCAGTTAGTAAAGGATAGCACCACCTGCTCTAGaaatctctctcttcctgtctcagaCATACAGCATTGTGTAAGTGCTGCATATTTCTCTGTATGTaaaccacaaacacagataATAACCACCATAACAGCTGTCATTCTTATATTCTGTGGGACTTAG
- the LOC113643406 gene encoding gastrula zinc finger protein XlCGF57.1-like isoform X1, with product MSRYELFQSQTVSIMTLLADTARAGIHRVYHDNTDTQEEVKLAQLNAIVEFLVKEAVRKICLLYKLCSIEKECNAVDLASLTERSGNAQSLPELMESSIQPEYAQTTISGGAVYLLVTGEKPPDLTPQQDVIEDHECHATSELESATAISSSVKMEENGEKNQTILIMKDSDSLAVEAKNAVITPAVQATVQPAKLKKNTSYKCDVCERTFTMKRYLMRHKQVHSKTLHHTCNVCGNKYRFLKALNEHLLSHGKKKREAHPCKTCGKSFVNLDKHELIHLNVKPYLCGVCGKGFTLESVLLAHQRLHTEEKPYQCETCGKRFTQSSTLHIHKRVHSEVKPWKCSLCDKGFKRQSSLKKHSIVHTGEKPHTCETCGQTFGHRENMKRHILKHLGVKPHVCKICGKRYSQMSSLKEHMPVHGTAKPFMCETCGKTFVYNYALKNHMWTHEAEKNPHCCEVCGKCYSSSHVLKMHQKLHSEDRSFNCKVCGKTFSSMSGLYAHKQSHTGVNVFKCELCKKTFVNKAYLKMHEFLHTNEKLHKCLLCGKGFSLPNGLKLHMLIHTGEKPHTCEICGKSFSLLGNLRRHSRVHTGEKPFSCKVCGKSFSQPNSVKAHMQMHTGIKPYSCEKCGKKYAYVRNYNDHKCVPV from the exons ATGTCTCGGTATGAACTGTTTCAGAGCCAAACCGTGTCGATAATGACGCTGTTAGCGGACACAGCCCGTGCTGGGATTCACAGGGTTTATCATgacaacacagatacacaggaAGAGGTCAAGCTG GCACAGCTTAATGCCATCGTGGAGTTTTTGGTGAAGGAGGCGGTACGAAAAATCTGCCTTCTGTACAAGTTATGCAGCATAGAGAAGGAGTGCAATGCAGTGGATCTGGCCAGTTTAACTGAAAGATCAGGAAATGCACAAAGTCTGCCCGAGCTGATGGAATCATCTATACAACCCGAATATGCTCAAACTACAATATCTG GAGGAGCTGTATATCTTCTAGTGACTGGGGAAAAGCCACCTGATTTAACTCCACAGCAAGATGTAATCGAAGACCATGAG TGTCATGCCACTTCGGAGCTTGAATCGGCGACAGCCATTAGCTCTTCTgtgaaaatggaagaaaatggagaaaagaaCCAAACCATCTTGATAATGAAAG ATTCAGACTCTCTTGCTGTCGAAGCTAAAAATGCTGTAATTACTCCAGCTGTACAAGCCACTGTTCAACCAGCCAAGCTGAAGAAGAACACGTCCtataaatgtgatgtatgtgaaAGGACTTTTACAATGAAGCGTTACTTAATGCGGCACAAGCAAGTACACTCCAAAACACTGCATCACACCTGCAATGTGTGTGGgaataaatacagatttttaaaagCACTGAACGAACACCTCCTGTCGCATGgtaaaaagaagagagaggcaCATCCATGCAAAACATGTGGGAAAAGCTTTGTCAATCTGGACAAGCACGAACTCATCCATTTAAACGTAAAGCCGTATCTTTGTGGCGTGTGTGGAAAAGGCTTCACTCTAGAATCTGTTTTGCTGGCACACCAGAGACTACATACGGAAGAAAAACCATATCAGTGTGAGACATGTGGGAAACGCTTCACTCAATCCAGCACCCTCCACATTCACAAGAGGGTTCACTCAGAAGTGAAGCCCTGGAAGTGCAGCCTGTGTGACAAGGGTTTCAAGAGGCAGTCCAGTTTAAAAAAGCACAGTATTGTCCACACTGGAGAGAAGCCACACACGTGTGAAACTTGTGGCCAGACGTTTGGTCATAGGGAAAATATGAAAAGACATATCCTTAAACACTTGGGCGTAAAGCCACATGTGTGCAAGATCTGTGGTAAGCGCTACAGTCAGATGAGCTCGCTAAAGGAACACATGCCAGTGCATGGAACAGCCAAACCCTTCATGTGCGAGACATGTGGAAAGACCTTTGTGTATAATTATGCCCTGAAAAATCACATGTGGACACATGAGGCTGAAAAGAACCCTCACTGCTGTGAAGTCTGTGGGAAATGTTACAGCTCATCTCATGTTCTGAAAATGCATCAGAAGCTTCACTCTGAAGACCGTTCGTTTAACTGTAAGGTGTGTGGCAAGACATTCAGCAGTATGTCTGGCCTGTATGCACACAAACAGAGTCATACTGGGGTAAATGTTTTCAAGTGTGAGCTATGCAAAAAGACTTTTGTTAACAAAGCGTATCTGAAAATGCATGAGTTTTTACACACCAATGAAAAACTCCATAAATGCTTGCTTTGTGGAAAAGGATTCAGTCTGCCAAATGGACTTAAGCTGCATATGCTTATTCATACGGGTGAAAAACCACATACGTGTGAAATATGTGGCAAGTCTTTTAGCTTATTGGGAAATTTACGGAGGCATAGTCGCGTTCACACTGGAGAAAAGCCATTTAGTTGCAAAGTTTGTGGGAAAAGCTTTAGCCAGCCAAACAGTGTGAAGGCACACATGCAGATGCACACTGGTATTAAACCATACTCTTGTGAGAAATGTGGGAAGAAGTATGCTTATGTTAGGAATTACAACGATCATAAATGTGTGCCTGtgtaa
- the LOC113643406 gene encoding gastrula zinc finger protein XlCGF57.1-like isoform X2 produces the protein MLKLQYLCHATSELESATAISSSVKMEENGEKNQTILIMKDSDSLAVEAKNAVITPAVQATVQPAKLKKNTSYKCDVCERTFTMKRYLMRHKQVHSKTLHHTCNVCGNKYRFLKALNEHLLSHGKKKREAHPCKTCGKSFVNLDKHELIHLNVKPYLCGVCGKGFTLESVLLAHQRLHTEEKPYQCETCGKRFTQSSTLHIHKRVHSEVKPWKCSLCDKGFKRQSSLKKHSIVHTGEKPHTCETCGQTFGHRENMKRHILKHLGVKPHVCKICGKRYSQMSSLKEHMPVHGTAKPFMCETCGKTFVYNYALKNHMWTHEAEKNPHCCEVCGKCYSSSHVLKMHQKLHSEDRSFNCKVCGKTFSSMSGLYAHKQSHTGVNVFKCELCKKTFVNKAYLKMHEFLHTNEKLHKCLLCGKGFSLPNGLKLHMLIHTGEKPHTCEICGKSFSLLGNLRRHSRVHTGEKPFSCKVCGKSFSQPNSVKAHMQMHTGIKPYSCEKCGKKYAYVRNYNDHKCVPV, from the exons ATGCTCAAACTACAATATCTG TGTCATGCCACTTCGGAGCTTGAATCGGCGACAGCCATTAGCTCTTCTgtgaaaatggaagaaaatggagaaaagaaCCAAACCATCTTGATAATGAAAG ATTCAGACTCTCTTGCTGTCGAAGCTAAAAATGCTGTAATTACTCCAGCTGTACAAGCCACTGTTCAACCAGCCAAGCTGAAGAAGAACACGTCCtataaatgtgatgtatgtgaaAGGACTTTTACAATGAAGCGTTACTTAATGCGGCACAAGCAAGTACACTCCAAAACACTGCATCACACCTGCAATGTGTGTGGgaataaatacagatttttaaaagCACTGAACGAACACCTCCTGTCGCATGgtaaaaagaagagagaggcaCATCCATGCAAAACATGTGGGAAAAGCTTTGTCAATCTGGACAAGCACGAACTCATCCATTTAAACGTAAAGCCGTATCTTTGTGGCGTGTGTGGAAAAGGCTTCACTCTAGAATCTGTTTTGCTGGCACACCAGAGACTACATACGGAAGAAAAACCATATCAGTGTGAGACATGTGGGAAACGCTTCACTCAATCCAGCACCCTCCACATTCACAAGAGGGTTCACTCAGAAGTGAAGCCCTGGAAGTGCAGCCTGTGTGACAAGGGTTTCAAGAGGCAGTCCAGTTTAAAAAAGCACAGTATTGTCCACACTGGAGAGAAGCCACACACGTGTGAAACTTGTGGCCAGACGTTTGGTCATAGGGAAAATATGAAAAGACATATCCTTAAACACTTGGGCGTAAAGCCACATGTGTGCAAGATCTGTGGTAAGCGCTACAGTCAGATGAGCTCGCTAAAGGAACACATGCCAGTGCATGGAACAGCCAAACCCTTCATGTGCGAGACATGTGGAAAGACCTTTGTGTATAATTATGCCCTGAAAAATCACATGTGGACACATGAGGCTGAAAAGAACCCTCACTGCTGTGAAGTCTGTGGGAAATGTTACAGCTCATCTCATGTTCTGAAAATGCATCAGAAGCTTCACTCTGAAGACCGTTCGTTTAACTGTAAGGTGTGTGGCAAGACATTCAGCAGTATGTCTGGCCTGTATGCACACAAACAGAGTCATACTGGGGTAAATGTTTTCAAGTGTGAGCTATGCAAAAAGACTTTTGTTAACAAAGCGTATCTGAAAATGCATGAGTTTTTACACACCAATGAAAAACTCCATAAATGCTTGCTTTGTGGAAAAGGATTCAGTCTGCCAAATGGACTTAAGCTGCATATGCTTATTCATACGGGTGAAAAACCACATACGTGTGAAATATGTGGCAAGTCTTTTAGCTTATTGGGAAATTTACGGAGGCATAGTCGCGTTCACACTGGAGAAAAGCCATTTAGTTGCAAAGTTTGTGGGAAAAGCTTTAGCCAGCCAAACAGTGTGAAGGCACACATGCAGATGCACACTGGTATTAAACCATACTCTTGTGAGAAATGTGGGAAGAAGTATGCTTATGTTAGGAATTACAACGATCATAAATGTGTGCCTGtgtaa
- the LOC113643406 gene encoding uncharacterized protein LOC113643406 isoform X3 has protein sequence MSRYELFQSQTVSIMTLLADTARAGIHRVYHDNTDTQEEVKLAQLNAIVEFLVKEAVRKICLLYKLCSIEKECNAVDLASLTERSGNAQSLPELMESSIQPEYAQTTISGGAVYLLVTGEKPPDLTPQQDVIEDHECHATSELESATAISSSVKMEENGEKNQTILIMKALFYWAAWHKSKPRFRLSCCRS, from the exons ATGTCTCGGTATGAACTGTTTCAGAGCCAAACCGTGTCGATAATGACGCTGTTAGCGGACACAGCCCGTGCTGGGATTCACAGGGTTTATCATgacaacacagatacacaggaAGAGGTCAAGCTG GCACAGCTTAATGCCATCGTGGAGTTTTTGGTGAAGGAGGCGGTACGAAAAATCTGCCTTCTGTACAAGTTATGCAGCATAGAGAAGGAGTGCAATGCAGTGGATCTGGCCAGTTTAACTGAAAGATCAGGAAATGCACAAAGTCTGCCCGAGCTGATGGAATCATCTATACAACCCGAATATGCTCAAACTACAATATCTG GAGGAGCTGTATATCTTCTAGTGACTGGGGAAAAGCCACCTGATTTAACTCCACAGCAAGATGTAATCGAAGACCATGAG TGTCATGCCACTTCGGAGCTTGAATCGGCGACAGCCATTAGCTCTTCTgtgaaaatggaagaaaatggagaaaagaaCCAAACCATCTTGATAATGAAAG CACTTTTCTACTGGGCAGCGTGGCACAAATCCAAACCCAG ATTCAGACTCTCTTGCTGTCGAAGCTAA